Proteins encoded together in one Roseibacterium elongatum DSM 19469 window:
- a CDS encoding MBL fold metallo-hydrolase produces the protein MTEGATDRLVLLGTKGGPAIRPGGPMPTASLLQIGGRLCVIDCGLGVTKGLVEAGVSLKSLDLILITHLHSDHVLELGPLLHTAWTTGLATPVTVFGPKGTQAVWDGFCASLAYDIDLRIEDEGRPDLRKLAHVVEYAEGPLPVNGLSVRALRVDHPPVTDCFALRFDSARWSVTFSSDTCHFPPLADFAKGTDILIHEAMLAAGVDRLVAKTGNGARLKEHIVRSHTEARDAARIAQTAGAGRLVLHHLVPADDPGISDADWHASMAGHFDGPIEIGHDGMELRPQPQTQPAM, from the coding sequence ATGACCGAAGGCGCAACTGATCGGCTGGTTCTGCTGGGCACCAAGGGCGGCCCCGCGATCCGTCCCGGTGGACCGATGCCCACCGCATCGCTGTTGCAGATCGGCGGGCGGCTGTGCGTGATCGATTGCGGGTTGGGCGTGACCAAGGGGTTGGTCGAGGCGGGCGTGTCGCTGAAATCGCTCGACCTGATCTTAATCACGCATCTGCATTCCGATCATGTGCTGGAACTTGGGCCTCTGCTGCACACGGCCTGGACGACCGGCTTGGCCACGCCCGTCACGGTCTTCGGCCCCAAGGGCACGCAGGCGGTGTGGGACGGCTTCTGCGCCTCGCTGGCCTATGACATCGACCTGCGCATCGAGGATGAAGGCCGACCCGATCTGCGCAAGCTGGCACATGTTGTGGAATATGCCGAGGGACCCTTGCCCGTTAACGGCCTGTCGGTGCGCGCCTTGCGTGTCGATCATCCTCCTGTCACCGACTGTTTCGCGCTGCGGTTCGACAGCGCGCGCTGGTCGGTCACCTTTTCGTCCGACACCTGCCATTTCCCGCCGCTGGCTGACTTCGCCAAGGGCACCGATATCCTGATCCACGAGGCGATGCTCGCGGCCGGTGTCGACCGTCTGGTCGCGAAAACGGGCAACGGCGCCCGCCTGAAAGAGCATATCGTCCGCAGCCACACCGAGGCGCGCGATGCCGCCCGCATTGCGCAGACTGCGGGCGCCGGGCGGCTGGTCTTGCACCATCTGGTGCCCGCCGATGACCCCGGCATCAGCGACGCCGATTGGCACGCCTCCATGGCCGGCCATTTCGATGGCCCGATCGAGATCGGGCATGACGGCATGGAACTGCGACCCCAACCACAGACACAGCCAGCGATGTGA
- a CDS encoding MBL fold metallo-hydrolase, giving the protein MAKAFASAGDMTEKTISFDQIGDGLYAFTAEGDPNTGVIIGDDSVMIVEAQATPRLARKVIECVRSVTDKPISHLVLTHYHAVRVLGASAYGADQVIMSDAARGMVVERGQEDWDSEFARFPRLFEGHEEIPGLTYPTTTFSEAMTVYLGNRRVDIMKLGRAHTAGDAVIWVPDDEVMFTGDIVEYHSACYCGDGHLTEWGDTLDNIASFQPRAIAPGRGDALVGDAMVSAAIASTRDFVESTYAPAARVAARGGSLKEAWDAVRAACDPKFSDFAIYEHCLPFNVARAYDEARGIETPRIWTADRDAQMWADLQG; this is encoded by the coding sequence ATGGCCAAGGCCTTTGCCAGTGCAGGCGACATGACCGAGAAGACGATCTCCTTCGATCAGATCGGTGACGGGCTCTATGCCTTCACCGCCGAGGGGGACCCGAACACCGGCGTCATCATCGGCGACGACAGCGTCATGATCGTCGAGGCGCAGGCGACACCACGGCTGGCCCGCAAGGTCATCGAGTGCGTGCGCAGCGTGACCGACAAGCCGATCAGCCACCTTGTCCTGACGCATTATCACGCCGTGCGGGTGCTGGGTGCCTCGGCCTATGGGGCGGATCAGGTCATCATGTCGGACGCCGCCCGCGGCATGGTGGTCGAACGGGGGCAGGAAGACTGGGACAGCGAGTTCGCCCGCTTTCCCCGCCTGTTCGAAGGGCACGAGGAAATCCCCGGCCTGACCTACCCCACCACCACCTTTTCCGAGGCGATGACCGTCTATCTGGGCAATCGGCGGGTCGATATCATGAAGCTCGGGCGCGCCCACACCGCCGGCGACGCGGTGATCTGGGTGCCCGACGACGAGGTGATGTTCACCGGCGACATCGTCGAATATCATTCGGCCTGCTATTGCGGCGACGGGCATCTGACCGAATGGGGCGACACGCTGGACAATATCGCTTCCTTCCAGCCGCGTGCGATTGCACCGGGCCGGGGCGACGCGCTTGTCGGCGATGCGATGGTGTCGGCCGCGATCGCGTCGACCCGTGACTTCGTGGAAAGCACATATGCGCCAGCCGCGCGCGTTGCGGCCAGGGGCGGGTCGCTCAAGGAGGCCTGGGACGCCGTGCGCGCCGCCTGCGACCCGAAATTCAGCGACTTCGCGATCTACGAGCATTGCCTGCCCTTCAACGTCGCCCGCGCCTATGACGAGGCACGCGGCATCGAAACACCCCGCATCTGGACCGCGGACCGCGACGCGCAGATGTGGGCGGACCTGCAGGGATAA
- a CDS encoding DinB family protein, giving the protein MSAKSAHPYALMALNNAWANARLYHALTDLPEADFTAPAPGFFPSLCQTLNHIHEVDLYYLDALEAGGMGRGVYDRDPVTNPAALGALQGAADLRLARFCHGLTDATLGEHRVTERRDGPVEERVDALLLHLFQHQIHHRGQAHVQVQSLGVAPPQLDEFHLVHDRHPSAHEYHG; this is encoded by the coding sequence GTGAGCGCGAAATCGGCCCATCCCTACGCCCTGATGGCGCTGAACAACGCCTGGGCCAATGCGCGCCTGTACCATGCGTTGACGGACCTGCCCGAGGCCGATTTCACAGCGCCCGCACCGGGGTTTTTCCCGTCGCTCTGCCAGACGCTGAACCATATCCACGAGGTCGATCTCTATTACCTCGATGCCTTGGAAGCGGGCGGGATGGGCCGTGGCGTGTATGACCGCGATCCGGTCACCAATCCCGCCGCCCTGGGGGCCTTGCAAGGGGCGGCCGATCTGCGGCTGGCGCGGTTCTGTCACGGACTGACGGACGCGACCCTTGGCGAGCATCGGGTGACCGAACGCCGCGACGGCCCCGTCGAGGAACGGGTGGACGCCCTGCTGCTGCACCTGTTCCAGCACCAGATTCACCATCGGGGACAGGCGCATGTGCAGGTGCAATCGCTCGGCGTGGCCCCGCCGCAACTGGACGAATTCCACCTCGTCCATGACCGCCACCCCAGCGCACACGAGTATCACGGATGA
- a CDS encoding FAD-dependent oxidoreductase, with product MPYDYQPFPYVPPPGLQGPEPRHPVVIVGAGPIGLAAALDLAGHGIASVVLDDNNVVSVGSRAICWSKRSLEILDRLGVGARIAAKGVTWKIGRTFHGEEEIFNFDLLPEDGHKMPAFVNLQQYYVEQFLVEECRANDLVDLRFKNTVTGLGQTEDGVQVEIDTPDGSYALVADYLLACDGAKSPIRGMMGLDFEGELFEERFLIADIEMTADFPSERWFWFEPPFHAGQSALLHKQPDNIYRIDLQLGWDADPEAERQPEVVIPRIERVVGHADFRLDWVSVYTFQCRRLARFVHDRVIFVGDSAHVVSPFGARGGNGGLQDVDALGWRLAAVLKGDSPAELLEGYDRERTFGADENIRNSARTTRFMTPRAGAERLFRDQVLALAGKVAFARPLVNSGRLSRPCIYPMPDAPDAPTLPVGACPGSVAPDAPMGNGWLMDRLGGKVTLLLINTDIADLDGIDSLHLPGTPEVRARYLGDAESAVYLIRPDQIVAARWTAADANAIRAEVSKLLGTRA from the coding sequence ATGCCCTATGACTACCAGCCCTTTCCCTATGTTCCCCCGCCGGGTCTGCAGGGCCCCGAGCCGCGGCACCCGGTCGTGATCGTGGGGGCGGGGCCGATCGGCCTTGCTGCCGCGCTGGACCTTGCCGGGCATGGGATCGCCTCGGTCGTGCTGGACGACAACAATGTCGTGTCCGTGGGCAGCCGCGCGATCTGCTGGTCGAAAAGGTCGCTGGAAATCCTCGACCGGCTGGGGGTGGGCGCGCGCATCGCGGCCAAGGGCGTCACCTGGAAGATCGGGCGCACATTTCACGGCGAAGAAGAGATCTTCAACTTCGATCTTCTGCCGGAAGACGGGCACAAGATGCCGGCCTTCGTGAACCTGCAGCAATACTATGTCGAGCAGTTTCTTGTAGAAGAATGCCGGGCCAATGACCTTGTCGATCTGCGTTTCAAGAACACGGTGACCGGACTTGGTCAGACCGAGGATGGCGTTCAGGTCGAGATCGACACCCCGGACGGCTCCTATGCACTGGTCGCCGACTACCTGCTGGCCTGTGACGGGGCAAAGTCGCCGATCCGGGGCATGATGGGCCTCGATTTCGAGGGAGAGTTGTTCGAGGAACGCTTTCTCATCGCCGATATCGAGATGACAGCCGATTTCCCGAGCGAGCGGTGGTTCTGGTTCGAGCCGCCCTTTCACGCCGGTCAATCGGCCCTTCTGCACAAGCAGCCGGACAACATCTATCGCATCGACCTGCAACTGGGCTGGGACGCCGACCCCGAGGCCGAGCGTCAACCCGAGGTCGTCATCCCGCGCATAGAGCGGGTTGTCGGCCATGCGGATTTCCGCCTCGACTGGGTCAGCGTCTACACGTTCCAATGCCGCCGCCTTGCGCGCTTTGTCCATGACCGGGTGATTTTCGTGGGCGACAGCGCCCATGTCGTCAGCCCCTTCGGCGCGCGTGGGGGCAATGGCGGCCTGCAGGATGTCGATGCGCTCGGCTGGCGTCTGGCCGCCGTACTCAAGGGGGACAGCCCGGCCGAGCTGCTGGAAGGTTATGACCGGGAACGCACCTTCGGGGCCGATGAAAACATCCGCAATTCAGCGCGCACGACGCGGTTCATGACGCCGCGCGCGGGGGCCGAGCGGCTGTTTCGCGATCAGGTGCTTGCCCTTGCCGGCAAAGTCGCCTTTGCGCGTCCGCTGGTCAACTCCGGCCGTCTGTCGCGGCCCTGCATCTACCCGATGCCCGATGCACCCGATGCGCCGACCCTGCCCGTCGGCGCGTGCCCGGGCAGCGTTGCGCCGGATGCCCCCATGGGCAATGGCTGGCTGATGGACCGCCTTGGCGGCAAGGTGACCCTGTTGCTGATCAATACGGACATCGCCGATCTCGACGGTATCGATAGCTTGCACCTGCCCGGCACGCCGGAGGTGCGGGCGCGCTATCTGGGCGACGCCGAAAGCGCCGTCTACCTGATCCGGCCGGATCAGATCGTGGCGGCCCGCTGGACCGCCGCCGATGCCAACGCCATCCGCGCCGAGGTCTCGAAACTGCTGGGGACGCGCGCATGA
- a CDS encoding DUF2783 domain-containing protein — protein sequence MSLITTPNIEDPDGFYAALLAAHEGLDEAQSNALNAQLILILTNHIGDMEVLQAAFALAREGTT from the coding sequence ATGAGCCTGATCACGACCCCGAACATCGAGGACCCCGACGGGTTCTATGCTGCCCTGCTGGCTGCCCATGAGGGGCTGGACGAGGCGCAGTCCAATGCACTCAACGCACAACTCATCCTGATCCTGACCAACCATATCGGCGACATGGAGGTCTTGCAGGCCGCGTTCGCCCTCGCGCGCGAGGGCACGACCTGA